In Mastomys coucha isolate ucsf_1 unplaced genomic scaffold, UCSF_Mcou_1 pScaffold5, whole genome shotgun sequence, one genomic interval encodes:
- the Ccdc154 gene encoding coiled-coil domain-containing protein 154 isoform X6, whose translation MSEPADGLSLGHSPSQLSTATLEDLELLLTEGLASPEPSSAKISERYECSGLASGSLVPEQDTPKQWKQLEQWVAELQAEMVHLRGHKERCEHATLGLLRELLQVRARVQMQASELRQLRQEVQQAAWSPEKEEPEFSRPQSQNQMQTLDKRLVEVREALTHIRRKQALQDSERKHSEQEINLRLTNLAGMLSQEEQGREAACSTLQKNQEDTSQKVELGLAKMQRMKSSESTRLMAESSLREELENRWQKLHELTEERLRVLRAQREQDEEGHLLEHCRGLDKAVVYLTKFVRQNQVSLNRVLMAEQKAREAKVNLKENQAGELASFVHENLQAVQMAGKLAQQETQDALELLQEKNQVLEGSVAGLDQQLKDLSDHCLALSWRLDLQEQTLGLKLSQAQAAWKGVERESLQDLVQWLKEVSAHVEEVQEKVNSLSRQIESVSNKCVLHKSDVDVKISAEGKAREFEVETVRQELASLLMSVQLLKEENPGRKIAEIQGQLATFQKQMIKLENSLQANKTIQNLKFNNETKLRTEEIATLRESMLSLWSEAGPWPLTLGSKRVFMSLVRQRFFIKDIALGEMVSVNSWGVYQAVRWLHWKTVLLNLVTQKSPGVISAMTQWKPASEATSLTMFQK comes from the exons ATGTCAG AGCCAGCGGATGGCCTCTCACTAGGGCATTCACCTTCACAACTGAGCACTGCCACACTCGAGGACCTGGAGCTTCTCTTAACAGAAGGCCTAGCCAGCCCCGAGCCCTCGAGTGCCAAGATCTCGGAGAGATATGAGTGCAGTGGCCTGGCATCGGGCTCCTTGGTCCCTGAACAGGACACCCCTAAGCAGTGGAAACAGCTGGAACAATG GGTAGCTGAGCTGCAGGCTGAGATGGTTCACCTGAGGGGACACAAGGAACGCTGTGAGCATGCCACATTGGGCCTGCTCCGTGAGCTGTTGCAGGTTCGTGCCCGTGTGCAGATGCAGGCCTCAGAGCTGCGCCAGCTGAGGCAAGAAGTGCAGCAGGCAGCCTGGAGCCCAGAGAAGGAGGAGCCAGAG TTTTCTAGGCCCCAGAGCCAGAACCAGATGCAAACCCTGGATAAAag GCTGGTGGAGGTCCGAGAGGCTTTGACACACATCAGGAGGAAACAGGCTCTACAGGACTCAGAGCGGAAACATTCTGAGCAGGAGATAAACCTCAG GCTGACCAACCTGGCTGGCATGTTGAGCCAAGAGGAGCAGGGCCGGGAAGCAGCCTGTAGCACCTTGCAGAAAAACCAAGAGGATACCAGCCAAAAGGTGGAGCTTGGGCTAGCCAAAATGCAG AGAATGAAATCTTCGGAGAGTACACGGCTGATGGCAGAGAGCAGCCTACGAGAGGAACTGGAAAACCGCTGGCAGAAGCTTCATGAACTGACAGAGGAGCGCTTGCGGGTCTTGCGGGCACAGCGTGAG CAGGATGAGGAAGGTCACCTGCTGGAGCACTGCCGGGGCCTAGACAAAGCTGTGGTCTATCTGACCAAGTTTGTGCGACAGAACCAGGTGTCACTGAATCGTGTCCTGATGGCTGAGCAGAAGGCTCG GGAGGCCAAGGTGAACTTGAAGGAGAACCAGGCCGGGGAGTTGGCTTCCTTCGTCCATGAGAATCTGCAGGCTGTGCAGATGGCTGGCAAGCTAGCCCAGCAGGAGACCCAGGATGCACTGGAGCTG CTCCAAGAGAAGAACCAGGTCCTAGAGGGGTCAGTGGCAGGACTGGACCAGCAGCTAAAGGACCTGAGTGACCATTGTCTAGCTCTGAGCTGGAGGCTAGATCTGCAAGAACAAACACTAGGCCTGAAGCTGTCCCAG GCGCAGGCTGCATGGAAAGGTGTGGAGAGAGAATCCCTGCAGGATCTAGTCCAGTGGCTGAAAGAAGTCTCAGCTCACGTGGAGGAAGTGCAGGAGAAAGTGAACAGCCTCTCCCGGCAG ATAGAGAGTGTCTCCAACAAGTGTGTCCTCCACAAGAGTGATGTGGATGTGAAGATCTCCGCTGAGGGCAAGGCCAG GGAGTTTGAGGTTGAGACTGTGCGACAGGAGCTGGCTTCCCTGCTGATGTCTGTGCAGCTTCTGAAAGAGGAGAACCCTGGACGGAAGATTGCAGAGATCCAGGGCCAGCTGGCCACG TTTCAGAAGCAAATGATAAAGTTGGAGAACAGCCTCCAGGccaacaaaaccatccagaacctgaAGTTTAATAATGAGACCAAGCTG CGCACAGAGGAGATCGCAACCCTGCGTGAGAGCATGCTGAGCCTGTGGAGTGAGGCGGGTCCCTGGCCGCTGACGCTGGGCAGCAAGCGGGTATTCATGTCCCTGGTGAGGCAGCGGTTCTTCATCAAGGACATAGCCCTGGGCGAGATGGTCTCTGTGAACTCCTGGGGAGTGTACCAGGCTGTGAG GTGGCTTCATTGGAAGACAGTCCTCTTGAACCTGGTGACCCAGAAAAGTCCTGGAGTGATCTCAGCGATGACCCAGTGGAAGCCTGCATCTGAGGCCACATCTCTGACTATGTTCCAGAAATAA
- the Ccdc154 gene encoding coiled-coil domain-containing protein 154 isoform X5 → MSEPADGLSLGHSPSQLSTATLEDLELLLTEGLASPEPSSAKISERYECSGLASGSLVPEQDTPKQWKQLEQWVAELQAEMVHLRGHKERCEHATLGLLRELLQVRARVQMQASELRQLRQEVQQAAWSPEKEEPEFSRPQSQNQMQTLDKRLVEVREALTHIRRKQALQDSERKHSEQEINLRLTNLAGMLSQEEQGREAACSTLQKNQEDTSQKVELGLAKMQAPHRTGWAGRTGYSSCSNAQMTKLNEEMSLRFLKREAKLCSFLQKSFLSLEQRMKSSESTRLMAESSLREELENRWQKLHELTEERLRVLRAQREQDEEGHLLEHCRGLDKAVVYLTKFVRQNQVSLNRVLMAEQKAREAKVNLKENQAGELASFVHENLQAVQMAGKLAQQETQDALELAQAAWKGVERESLQDLVQWLKEVSAHVEEVQEKVNSLSRQIESVSNKCVLHKSDVDVKISAEGKAREFEVETVRQELASLLMSVQLLKEENPGRKIAEIQGQLATFQKQMIKLENSLQANKTIQNLKFNNETKLRTEEIATLRESMLSLWSEAGPWPLTLGSKRVFMSLVRQRFFIKDIALGEMVSVNSWGVYQAVRWLHWKTVLLNLVTQKSPGVISAMTQWKPASEATSLTMFQK, encoded by the exons ATGTCAG AGCCAGCGGATGGCCTCTCACTAGGGCATTCACCTTCACAACTGAGCACTGCCACACTCGAGGACCTGGAGCTTCTCTTAACAGAAGGCCTAGCCAGCCCCGAGCCCTCGAGTGCCAAGATCTCGGAGAGATATGAGTGCAGTGGCCTGGCATCGGGCTCCTTGGTCCCTGAACAGGACACCCCTAAGCAGTGGAAACAGCTGGAACAATG GGTAGCTGAGCTGCAGGCTGAGATGGTTCACCTGAGGGGACACAAGGAACGCTGTGAGCATGCCACATTGGGCCTGCTCCGTGAGCTGTTGCAGGTTCGTGCCCGTGTGCAGATGCAGGCCTCAGAGCTGCGCCAGCTGAGGCAAGAAGTGCAGCAGGCAGCCTGGAGCCCAGAGAAGGAGGAGCCAGAG TTTTCTAGGCCCCAGAGCCAGAACCAGATGCAAACCCTGGATAAAag GCTGGTGGAGGTCCGAGAGGCTTTGACACACATCAGGAGGAAACAGGCTCTACAGGACTCAGAGCGGAAACATTCTGAGCAGGAGATAAACCTCAG GCTGACCAACCTGGCTGGCATGTTGAGCCAAGAGGAGCAGGGCCGGGAAGCAGCCTGTAGCACCTTGCAGAAAAACCAAGAGGATACCAGCCAAAAGGTGGAGCTTGGGCTAGCCAAAATGCAG GCTCCTCACAGGACAGGATGGGCAGGACGTACTGGATATTCCAGCTGTTCCAAC GCCCAGATGACCAAACTCAATGAGGAGATGAGCCTTCGCTTCCTAAAGAGAGAGGCTAAACTATGCAGTTTTCTGCAGAAGAGTTTCCTGTCCTTGGAGCAG AGAATGAAATCTTCGGAGAGTACACGGCTGATGGCAGAGAGCAGCCTACGAGAGGAACTGGAAAACCGCTGGCAGAAGCTTCATGAACTGACAGAGGAGCGCTTGCGGGTCTTGCGGGCACAGCGTGAG CAGGATGAGGAAGGTCACCTGCTGGAGCACTGCCGGGGCCTAGACAAAGCTGTGGTCTATCTGACCAAGTTTGTGCGACAGAACCAGGTGTCACTGAATCGTGTCCTGATGGCTGAGCAGAAGGCTCG GGAGGCCAAGGTGAACTTGAAGGAGAACCAGGCCGGGGAGTTGGCTTCCTTCGTCCATGAGAATCTGCAGGCTGTGCAGATGGCTGGCAAGCTAGCCCAGCAGGAGACCCAGGATGCACTGGAGCTG GCGCAGGCTGCATGGAAAGGTGTGGAGAGAGAATCCCTGCAGGATCTAGTCCAGTGGCTGAAAGAAGTCTCAGCTCACGTGGAGGAAGTGCAGGAGAAAGTGAACAGCCTCTCCCGGCAG ATAGAGAGTGTCTCCAACAAGTGTGTCCTCCACAAGAGTGATGTGGATGTGAAGATCTCCGCTGAGGGCAAGGCCAG GGAGTTTGAGGTTGAGACTGTGCGACAGGAGCTGGCTTCCCTGCTGATGTCTGTGCAGCTTCTGAAAGAGGAGAACCCTGGACGGAAGATTGCAGAGATCCAGGGCCAGCTGGCCACG TTTCAGAAGCAAATGATAAAGTTGGAGAACAGCCTCCAGGccaacaaaaccatccagaacctgaAGTTTAATAATGAGACCAAGCTG CGCACAGAGGAGATCGCAACCCTGCGTGAGAGCATGCTGAGCCTGTGGAGTGAGGCGGGTCCCTGGCCGCTGACGCTGGGCAGCAAGCGGGTATTCATGTCCCTGGTGAGGCAGCGGTTCTTCATCAAGGACATAGCCCTGGGCGAGATGGTCTCTGTGAACTCCTGGGGAGTGTACCAGGCTGTGAG GTGGCTTCATTGGAAGACAGTCCTCTTGAACCTGGTGACCCAGAAAAGTCCTGGAGTGATCTCAGCGATGACCCAGTGGAAGCCTGCATCTGAGGCCACATCTCTGACTATGTTCCAGAAATAA
- the Ccdc154 gene encoding coiled-coil domain-containing protein 154 isoform X1, which translates to MSEPADGLSLGHSPSQLSTATLEDLELLLTEGLASPEPSSAKISERYECSGLASGSLVPEQDTPKQWKQLEQWVAELQAEMVHLRGHKERCEHATLGLLRELLQVRARVQMQASELRQLRQEVQQAAWSPEKEEPEFSRPQSQNQMQTLDKRLVEVREALTHIRRKQALQDSERKHSEQEINLRLTNLAGMLSQEEQGREAACSTLQKNQEDTSQKVELGLAKMQAPHRTGWAGRTGYSSCSNAQMTKLNEEMSLRFLKREAKLCSFLQKSFLSLEQRMKSSESTRLMAESSLREELENRWQKLHELTEERLRVLRAQREQDEEGHLLEHCRGLDKAVVYLTKFVRQNQVSLNRVLMAEQKAREAKVNLKENQAGELASFVHENLQAVQMAGKLAQQETQDALELLQEKNQVLEGSVAGLDQQLKDLSDHCLALSWRLDLQEQTLGLKLSQAQAAWKGVERESLQDLVQWLKEVSAHVEEVQEKVNSLSRQIESVSNKCVLHKSDVDVKISAEGKAREFEVETVRQELASLLMSVQLLKEENPGRKIAEIQGQLATFQKQMIKLENSLQANKTIQNLKFNNETKLRTEEIATLRESMLSLWSEAGPWPLTLGSKRVFMSLVRQRFFIKDIALGEMVSVNSWGVYQAVRWLHWKTVLLNLVTQKSPGVISAMTQWKPASEATSLTMFQK; encoded by the exons ATGTCAG AGCCAGCGGATGGCCTCTCACTAGGGCATTCACCTTCACAACTGAGCACTGCCACACTCGAGGACCTGGAGCTTCTCTTAACAGAAGGCCTAGCCAGCCCCGAGCCCTCGAGTGCCAAGATCTCGGAGAGATATGAGTGCAGTGGCCTGGCATCGGGCTCCTTGGTCCCTGAACAGGACACCCCTAAGCAGTGGAAACAGCTGGAACAATG GGTAGCTGAGCTGCAGGCTGAGATGGTTCACCTGAGGGGACACAAGGAACGCTGTGAGCATGCCACATTGGGCCTGCTCCGTGAGCTGTTGCAGGTTCGTGCCCGTGTGCAGATGCAGGCCTCAGAGCTGCGCCAGCTGAGGCAAGAAGTGCAGCAGGCAGCCTGGAGCCCAGAGAAGGAGGAGCCAGAG TTTTCTAGGCCCCAGAGCCAGAACCAGATGCAAACCCTGGATAAAag GCTGGTGGAGGTCCGAGAGGCTTTGACACACATCAGGAGGAAACAGGCTCTACAGGACTCAGAGCGGAAACATTCTGAGCAGGAGATAAACCTCAG GCTGACCAACCTGGCTGGCATGTTGAGCCAAGAGGAGCAGGGCCGGGAAGCAGCCTGTAGCACCTTGCAGAAAAACCAAGAGGATACCAGCCAAAAGGTGGAGCTTGGGCTAGCCAAAATGCAG GCTCCTCACAGGACAGGATGGGCAGGACGTACTGGATATTCCAGCTGTTCCAAC GCCCAGATGACCAAACTCAATGAGGAGATGAGCCTTCGCTTCCTAAAGAGAGAGGCTAAACTATGCAGTTTTCTGCAGAAGAGTTTCCTGTCCTTGGAGCAG AGAATGAAATCTTCGGAGAGTACACGGCTGATGGCAGAGAGCAGCCTACGAGAGGAACTGGAAAACCGCTGGCAGAAGCTTCATGAACTGACAGAGGAGCGCTTGCGGGTCTTGCGGGCACAGCGTGAG CAGGATGAGGAAGGTCACCTGCTGGAGCACTGCCGGGGCCTAGACAAAGCTGTGGTCTATCTGACCAAGTTTGTGCGACAGAACCAGGTGTCACTGAATCGTGTCCTGATGGCTGAGCAGAAGGCTCG GGAGGCCAAGGTGAACTTGAAGGAGAACCAGGCCGGGGAGTTGGCTTCCTTCGTCCATGAGAATCTGCAGGCTGTGCAGATGGCTGGCAAGCTAGCCCAGCAGGAGACCCAGGATGCACTGGAGCTG CTCCAAGAGAAGAACCAGGTCCTAGAGGGGTCAGTGGCAGGACTGGACCAGCAGCTAAAGGACCTGAGTGACCATTGTCTAGCTCTGAGCTGGAGGCTAGATCTGCAAGAACAAACACTAGGCCTGAAGCTGTCCCAG GCGCAGGCTGCATGGAAAGGTGTGGAGAGAGAATCCCTGCAGGATCTAGTCCAGTGGCTGAAAGAAGTCTCAGCTCACGTGGAGGAAGTGCAGGAGAAAGTGAACAGCCTCTCCCGGCAG ATAGAGAGTGTCTCCAACAAGTGTGTCCTCCACAAGAGTGATGTGGATGTGAAGATCTCCGCTGAGGGCAAGGCCAG GGAGTTTGAGGTTGAGACTGTGCGACAGGAGCTGGCTTCCCTGCTGATGTCTGTGCAGCTTCTGAAAGAGGAGAACCCTGGACGGAAGATTGCAGAGATCCAGGGCCAGCTGGCCACG TTTCAGAAGCAAATGATAAAGTTGGAGAACAGCCTCCAGGccaacaaaaccatccagaacctgaAGTTTAATAATGAGACCAAGCTG CGCACAGAGGAGATCGCAACCCTGCGTGAGAGCATGCTGAGCCTGTGGAGTGAGGCGGGTCCCTGGCCGCTGACGCTGGGCAGCAAGCGGGTATTCATGTCCCTGGTGAGGCAGCGGTTCTTCATCAAGGACATAGCCCTGGGCGAGATGGTCTCTGTGAACTCCTGGGGAGTGTACCAGGCTGTGAG GTGGCTTCATTGGAAGACAGTCCTCTTGAACCTGGTGACCCAGAAAAGTCCTGGAGTGATCTCAGCGATGACCCAGTGGAAGCCTGCATCTGAGGCCACATCTCTGACTATGTTCCAGAAATAA
- the Ccdc154 gene encoding coiled-coil domain-containing protein 154 isoform X2, protein MSEPADGLSLGHSPSQLSTATLEDLELLLTEGLASPEPSSAKISERYECSGLASGSLVPEQDTPKQWKQLEQWVAELQAEMVHLRGHKERCEHATLGLLRELLQVRARVQMQASELRQLRQEVQQAAWSPEKEEPEFSRPQSQNQMQTLDKRLVEVREALTHIRRKQALQDSERKHSEQEINLRLTNLAGMLSQEEQGREAACSTLQKNQEDTSQKVELGLAKMQAPHRTGWAGRTGYSSCSNAQMTKLNEEMSLRFLKREAKLCSFLQKSFLSLEQRMKSSESTRLMAESSLREELENRWQKLHELTEERLRVLRAQREDEEGHLLEHCRGLDKAVVYLTKFVRQNQVSLNRVLMAEQKAREAKVNLKENQAGELASFVHENLQAVQMAGKLAQQETQDALELLQEKNQVLEGSVAGLDQQLKDLSDHCLALSWRLDLQEQTLGLKLSQAQAAWKGVERESLQDLVQWLKEVSAHVEEVQEKVNSLSRQIESVSNKCVLHKSDVDVKISAEGKAREFEVETVRQELASLLMSVQLLKEENPGRKIAEIQGQLATFQKQMIKLENSLQANKTIQNLKFNNETKLRTEEIATLRESMLSLWSEAGPWPLTLGSKRVFMSLVRQRFFIKDIALGEMVSVNSWGVYQAVRWLHWKTVLLNLVTQKSPGVISAMTQWKPASEATSLTMFQK, encoded by the exons ATGTCAG AGCCAGCGGATGGCCTCTCACTAGGGCATTCACCTTCACAACTGAGCACTGCCACACTCGAGGACCTGGAGCTTCTCTTAACAGAAGGCCTAGCCAGCCCCGAGCCCTCGAGTGCCAAGATCTCGGAGAGATATGAGTGCAGTGGCCTGGCATCGGGCTCCTTGGTCCCTGAACAGGACACCCCTAAGCAGTGGAAACAGCTGGAACAATG GGTAGCTGAGCTGCAGGCTGAGATGGTTCACCTGAGGGGACACAAGGAACGCTGTGAGCATGCCACATTGGGCCTGCTCCGTGAGCTGTTGCAGGTTCGTGCCCGTGTGCAGATGCAGGCCTCAGAGCTGCGCCAGCTGAGGCAAGAAGTGCAGCAGGCAGCCTGGAGCCCAGAGAAGGAGGAGCCAGAG TTTTCTAGGCCCCAGAGCCAGAACCAGATGCAAACCCTGGATAAAag GCTGGTGGAGGTCCGAGAGGCTTTGACACACATCAGGAGGAAACAGGCTCTACAGGACTCAGAGCGGAAACATTCTGAGCAGGAGATAAACCTCAG GCTGACCAACCTGGCTGGCATGTTGAGCCAAGAGGAGCAGGGCCGGGAAGCAGCCTGTAGCACCTTGCAGAAAAACCAAGAGGATACCAGCCAAAAGGTGGAGCTTGGGCTAGCCAAAATGCAG GCTCCTCACAGGACAGGATGGGCAGGACGTACTGGATATTCCAGCTGTTCCAAC GCCCAGATGACCAAACTCAATGAGGAGATGAGCCTTCGCTTCCTAAAGAGAGAGGCTAAACTATGCAGTTTTCTGCAGAAGAGTTTCCTGTCCTTGGAGCAG AGAATGAAATCTTCGGAGAGTACACGGCTGATGGCAGAGAGCAGCCTACGAGAGGAACTGGAAAACCGCTGGCAGAAGCTTCATGAACTGACAGAGGAGCGCTTGCGGGTCTTGCGGGCACAGCGTGAG GATGAGGAAGGTCACCTGCTGGAGCACTGCCGGGGCCTAGACAAAGCTGTGGTCTATCTGACCAAGTTTGTGCGACAGAACCAGGTGTCACTGAATCGTGTCCTGATGGCTGAGCAGAAGGCTCG GGAGGCCAAGGTGAACTTGAAGGAGAACCAGGCCGGGGAGTTGGCTTCCTTCGTCCATGAGAATCTGCAGGCTGTGCAGATGGCTGGCAAGCTAGCCCAGCAGGAGACCCAGGATGCACTGGAGCTG CTCCAAGAGAAGAACCAGGTCCTAGAGGGGTCAGTGGCAGGACTGGACCAGCAGCTAAAGGACCTGAGTGACCATTGTCTAGCTCTGAGCTGGAGGCTAGATCTGCAAGAACAAACACTAGGCCTGAAGCTGTCCCAG GCGCAGGCTGCATGGAAAGGTGTGGAGAGAGAATCCCTGCAGGATCTAGTCCAGTGGCTGAAAGAAGTCTCAGCTCACGTGGAGGAAGTGCAGGAGAAAGTGAACAGCCTCTCCCGGCAG ATAGAGAGTGTCTCCAACAAGTGTGTCCTCCACAAGAGTGATGTGGATGTGAAGATCTCCGCTGAGGGCAAGGCCAG GGAGTTTGAGGTTGAGACTGTGCGACAGGAGCTGGCTTCCCTGCTGATGTCTGTGCAGCTTCTGAAAGAGGAGAACCCTGGACGGAAGATTGCAGAGATCCAGGGCCAGCTGGCCACG TTTCAGAAGCAAATGATAAAGTTGGAGAACAGCCTCCAGGccaacaaaaccatccagaacctgaAGTTTAATAATGAGACCAAGCTG CGCACAGAGGAGATCGCAACCCTGCGTGAGAGCATGCTGAGCCTGTGGAGTGAGGCGGGTCCCTGGCCGCTGACGCTGGGCAGCAAGCGGGTATTCATGTCCCTGGTGAGGCAGCGGTTCTTCATCAAGGACATAGCCCTGGGCGAGATGGTCTCTGTGAACTCCTGGGGAGTGTACCAGGCTGTGAG GTGGCTTCATTGGAAGACAGTCCTCTTGAACCTGGTGACCCAGAAAAGTCCTGGAGTGATCTCAGCGATGACCCAGTGGAAGCCTGCATCTGAGGCCACATCTCTGACTATGTTCCAGAAATAA
- the Ccdc154 gene encoding coiled-coil domain-containing protein 154 isoform X3: MSEPADGLSLGHSPSQLSTATLEDLELLLTEGLASPEPSSAKISERYECSGLASGSLVPEQDTPKQWKQLEQWVAELQAEMVHLRGHKERCEHATLGLLRELLQVRARVQMQASELRQLRQEVQQAAWSPEKEEPEFSRPQSQNQMQTLDKRLVEVREALTHIRRKQALQDSERKHSEQEINLRLTNLAGMLSQEEQGREAACSTLQKNQEDTSQKVELGLAKMQAQMTKLNEEMSLRFLKREAKLCSFLQKSFLSLEQRMKSSESTRLMAESSLREELENRWQKLHELTEERLRVLRAQREQDEEGHLLEHCRGLDKAVVYLTKFVRQNQVSLNRVLMAEQKAREAKVNLKENQAGELASFVHENLQAVQMAGKLAQQETQDALELLQEKNQVLEGSVAGLDQQLKDLSDHCLALSWRLDLQEQTLGLKLSQAQAAWKGVERESLQDLVQWLKEVSAHVEEVQEKVNSLSRQIESVSNKCVLHKSDVDVKISAEGKAREFEVETVRQELASLLMSVQLLKEENPGRKIAEIQGQLATFQKQMIKLENSLQANKTIQNLKFNNETKLRTEEIATLRESMLSLWSEAGPWPLTLGSKRVFMSLVRQRFFIKDIALGEMVSVNSWGVYQAVRWLHWKTVLLNLVTQKSPGVISAMTQWKPASEATSLTMFQK; the protein is encoded by the exons ATGTCAG AGCCAGCGGATGGCCTCTCACTAGGGCATTCACCTTCACAACTGAGCACTGCCACACTCGAGGACCTGGAGCTTCTCTTAACAGAAGGCCTAGCCAGCCCCGAGCCCTCGAGTGCCAAGATCTCGGAGAGATATGAGTGCAGTGGCCTGGCATCGGGCTCCTTGGTCCCTGAACAGGACACCCCTAAGCAGTGGAAACAGCTGGAACAATG GGTAGCTGAGCTGCAGGCTGAGATGGTTCACCTGAGGGGACACAAGGAACGCTGTGAGCATGCCACATTGGGCCTGCTCCGTGAGCTGTTGCAGGTTCGTGCCCGTGTGCAGATGCAGGCCTCAGAGCTGCGCCAGCTGAGGCAAGAAGTGCAGCAGGCAGCCTGGAGCCCAGAGAAGGAGGAGCCAGAG TTTTCTAGGCCCCAGAGCCAGAACCAGATGCAAACCCTGGATAAAag GCTGGTGGAGGTCCGAGAGGCTTTGACACACATCAGGAGGAAACAGGCTCTACAGGACTCAGAGCGGAAACATTCTGAGCAGGAGATAAACCTCAG GCTGACCAACCTGGCTGGCATGTTGAGCCAAGAGGAGCAGGGCCGGGAAGCAGCCTGTAGCACCTTGCAGAAAAACCAAGAGGATACCAGCCAAAAGGTGGAGCTTGGGCTAGCCAAAATGCAG GCCCAGATGACCAAACTCAATGAGGAGATGAGCCTTCGCTTCCTAAAGAGAGAGGCTAAACTATGCAGTTTTCTGCAGAAGAGTTTCCTGTCCTTGGAGCAG AGAATGAAATCTTCGGAGAGTACACGGCTGATGGCAGAGAGCAGCCTACGAGAGGAACTGGAAAACCGCTGGCAGAAGCTTCATGAACTGACAGAGGAGCGCTTGCGGGTCTTGCGGGCACAGCGTGAG CAGGATGAGGAAGGTCACCTGCTGGAGCACTGCCGGGGCCTAGACAAAGCTGTGGTCTATCTGACCAAGTTTGTGCGACAGAACCAGGTGTCACTGAATCGTGTCCTGATGGCTGAGCAGAAGGCTCG GGAGGCCAAGGTGAACTTGAAGGAGAACCAGGCCGGGGAGTTGGCTTCCTTCGTCCATGAGAATCTGCAGGCTGTGCAGATGGCTGGCAAGCTAGCCCAGCAGGAGACCCAGGATGCACTGGAGCTG CTCCAAGAGAAGAACCAGGTCCTAGAGGGGTCAGTGGCAGGACTGGACCAGCAGCTAAAGGACCTGAGTGACCATTGTCTAGCTCTGAGCTGGAGGCTAGATCTGCAAGAACAAACACTAGGCCTGAAGCTGTCCCAG GCGCAGGCTGCATGGAAAGGTGTGGAGAGAGAATCCCTGCAGGATCTAGTCCAGTGGCTGAAAGAAGTCTCAGCTCACGTGGAGGAAGTGCAGGAGAAAGTGAACAGCCTCTCCCGGCAG ATAGAGAGTGTCTCCAACAAGTGTGTCCTCCACAAGAGTGATGTGGATGTGAAGATCTCCGCTGAGGGCAAGGCCAG GGAGTTTGAGGTTGAGACTGTGCGACAGGAGCTGGCTTCCCTGCTGATGTCTGTGCAGCTTCTGAAAGAGGAGAACCCTGGACGGAAGATTGCAGAGATCCAGGGCCAGCTGGCCACG TTTCAGAAGCAAATGATAAAGTTGGAGAACAGCCTCCAGGccaacaaaaccatccagaacctgaAGTTTAATAATGAGACCAAGCTG CGCACAGAGGAGATCGCAACCCTGCGTGAGAGCATGCTGAGCCTGTGGAGTGAGGCGGGTCCCTGGCCGCTGACGCTGGGCAGCAAGCGGGTATTCATGTCCCTGGTGAGGCAGCGGTTCTTCATCAAGGACATAGCCCTGGGCGAGATGGTCTCTGTGAACTCCTGGGGAGTGTACCAGGCTGTGAG GTGGCTTCATTGGAAGACAGTCCTCTTGAACCTGGTGACCCAGAAAAGTCCTGGAGTGATCTCAGCGATGACCCAGTGGAAGCCTGCATCTGAGGCCACATCTCTGACTATGTTCCAGAAATAA